A window from Schistosoma haematobium chromosome 1, whole genome shotgun sequence encodes these proteins:
- the AP1B1 gene encoding AP-1 complex subunit beta-1 (EggNog:ENOG410V7WF~COG:U), translated as MQGVAASVTDTLGNIKPWLQKVTAQSKPTDARYFTTTKKGEIFELKAELNSERREKKKEAVKKVIASMTVGKDVSALFPDVINCMQTDNLELKKLVYLYLMNYAKTQPDTAIMAVNTFVKDCDDPNPLIRALAVRTMGCIRVEKITAYLCDPLRKCLKDEDPYVRKTAAVCVAKLHDIDAQLVEDSGFLELLRDLLCDSNPMVVANAVASITEILEMTNSDSARSLLAFDGPVINKLLTALNECTEWGQVFILDAIADYTPGDDREAQSIIERVSPRLAHANAAVVLSTVKVIMKMLEMVDPTSETASTVIRKLAPPLVTLLSAEPEIQYVALRNINLIVQKRRDILKQEIKVFFVKYNDSIYVKLEKLDIMIRLINQSNIGQVLAELKEYAKEVDVDFVRKAVRAIGRCAIKIESAAERCVSALIDLIQTKVNYVVQEAVVVIKDIFRKYPNKYESIISILCENLDTLDEPEARGSMIWIIGEYAERIDNADELLESFLDGFQDENTQVQLQLLTAIVKLFLKRPSDTQELVQTVLGLATQESDNPDLRDRGYIYWRLLSTDPAAAKEVVLAEKPLISEETDMLEPTLLDELICHLASLASVYHRPPSSFVEGRHVARRQLPARVNGVSSAPGANYGDSQQVDVPAPTVIPTQETLIGDLLDIDLGSGPSTYDSTMHQFSRPPVPNTGYSSATPDLLGDGLDDLLPGVTKTHPNEEQKTQFGGASSSAADVLADIFGGIKMSDLSGDTGFFVPPATVLLEAARGKGLEIRGTFSRKTATAQVFMELTLINNALTPMSGFAIQFNKNSFGLVPAQALNVPTPLMPHQSVNVSLPLATTGPVMKMVPLMNLQIAVKNNIDVFYFATLVPMHILFVEDGEMDKRVFLATWKDIPSQNEQQFTLSPKNLTADACSSKLRQNNIFTIAKRNLDGQDMLYQSMKLTNGIWVLAELKIQPDNPSFILSLKSRTMDVHPCVQLAFDEILNH; from the exons ATGCAAGGTGTTGCTGCATCTGTTACTGATACCCTAGGAAATATCAA ACCATGGCTTCAGAAAGTAACAGCTCAATCAAAGCCTACGGATGCTCGGTACTTCACGACAACGAAAAAAG GTGAAATTTTTGAGTTGAAAGCCGAATTGAATAGTGagcgaagagaaaaaaagaaggagGCTGTCAAAAAGGTCATAGCCAGTATGACTGTAGGTAAAGATGTTAG TGCTTTGTTTCCAGATGTAATCAACTGTATGCAAACTGATAATTTGGAACTTAAGAAGCTAGTATATCTGTATCTTATGAATTATGCCAAGACACAGCCTGATACTGCAATAATGGCTGTGAATACCTTTGTAAAA gATTGCGATGATCCCAATCCACTTATCAGGGCGCTTGCTGTGCGAACAATGGGCTGCATACGTGTGGAGAAAATAACTGCCTATCTCTGTGACCCACTCCGTAAATGTCTTAAAGACGAAGATCCATATGTCCGCAAGACAGCTGCTGTTTGTGTAGCAAAGCTGCATGATATAGATGCTCAGTTAGTGGAAGATAGTGGATTTTTAGAACTTTTGAGGGATTTGTTATGTGACAGTAATCCCATGGTAGTCGCTAATGCTGTCGCATCAATAACTGAAATATTGGAGATGACAAATTCTGATTCTGCAAGGTCCTTACTTGCCTTCGATGGTCCAGTAATTAACAAACTCCTGACAGCTCTTAATGAATGCACTGA GTGGGGACAAGTTTTTATACTTGATGCGATTGCAGATTACACACCTGGTGATGATCGTGAGGCACAAAGTATCATCGAACGCGTATCTCCAAGACTAGCACACGCAAACGCTGCTGTCGTTCTATCAACTGTTAAAGTCATTATGAAAATGTTGGAAATGGTTGATCCTACTTCCGAAACTGCATCGACTGTAATTAGAAAGTTGGCACCCCCACTAGTAACATTACTTTCTGCGGAACCGGAAATTCAGTATGTAGCTCTGCGCAATATTAACTTAATTGTTCAAAAGCGTAGAGATATTTTAAAGCAGGAGATAAAA GTATTTTTTGTCAAGTATAATGACTCGATCTATGTGAAACTTGAGAAGCTAGATATAATGATACGTCTCATCAATCAGTCTAACATTGGTCAGGTGCTTGCTGAACTGAAGGAATACGCAAAAGAAGTTGACGTGGATTTTGTCCGAAAAGCTGTTCGTGCAATAGGGAGATGTGCTATCAAGATTGAATCTGCCGCGGAGCGTTGTGTGTCTGCATTAATTGATCTTATCCAAACAAAAGTTAATTATGTCGTTCAGGAAGCAGTTGTAGTGATCAAG GACATATTTAGGAAGTATCCGAATAAATACGAGAGCATCATCTCCATCCTGTGCGAGAATCTTGATACATTAGATGAGCCTGAAGCACGTGGGTCAATGATTTGGATCATTGGAGAATATGCTGAAAGAATTGATAACGCTGATGAACTACTTGAATCTTTTCTAGACGGTTTTCAGGATGAAAACACCCAGGTTCAGTTACAGCTGTTAACTGCAATAGTAAAGCTATTTCTTAAAAGGCCGTCTGATACACAG GAACTTGTCCAAACTGTCCTTGGTTTAGCTACACAAGAGTCTGACAACCCAGATCTTCGTGATAGGGGTTATATCTATTGGCGTTTACTGTCTACAGACCCGGCAGCTGCTAAAGAAGTTGTACTCGCAGAAAAACCACTTATTTCAGAGGAGACAGATATGCTTGAACCAACGTTATTGGATGAACTCATTTGTCACTTAGCAAGCCTAGCTAGTGTTTATCACCGGCCGCCAAGTTCTTTTGTCGAAGGTAGGCATGTAGCTCGGCGTCAACTTCCAGCACGCGTAAATGGGGTCTCCTCGGCACCTGGAGCAAATTATGGTGATTCACAACAAGTAGATGTTCCAGCTCCTACGGTTATCCCAACTCAG GAGACATTAATTGGGGACCTATTGGATATTGATCTTGGAAGTGGGCCATCTACATATGATTCAACGATGCACCAGTTCTCTCGCCCTCCTGTACCAAATACTGGATATAGTTCAGCGACCCCTGATCTTTTGGGTGATGGCTTAGACGATCTCTTACCTGGTGTTACTAAAACTCATCCAAATGAAGAACAGAAGACTCAGTTTGGAGGag CATCTTCGTCGGCTGCTGACGTGTTGGCAGATATTTTTGGAGGAATCAAAATGTCTGATCTTTCTGGTGATACTGGCTTCTTTGTGCCACCTGCAACTGTTTTACTGGAAGCTGCTCGTGGTAAAGGTCTCGAAATTCGTGGTACATTTTCTCGTAAGACAGCTACCGCACAAGTTTTTATGGAGCTGACATTGATTAATAATGCACTAACTCCCATGTCTGGATTCGCTatacaatttaataaaaatagctTTGGCTTAGTTCCAGCCCAAGCACTAAATGTCCCTACTCCTTTGATGCCTCATCAATCTGTTAATGTATCCCTTCCGTTAGCAACTACTGGTCCTGTAATGAAGATGGTTCCACTTATGAATCTACAG ATTGCTGTCAAGAATAATATTGACGTATTTTACTTTGCTACGTTGGTACCAATGCATATTTTGTTTGTCGAAGATGGAGAAATGGATAAACGAGTTTTCCTAGCTACCTGGAAAGATATACCTAGTCAAAATGAACAACAGTTTACTTTGAGTCCAAAAAATCTCACTGCTG